In one window of Canis lupus baileyi chromosome 12, mCanLup2.hap1, whole genome shotgun sequence DNA:
- the PRR9 gene encoding proline-rich protein 9 — MSFNEQQCKQPCVPPPCLQKTQEQCQAKAEEVCLPSCQDPCQEKCPVQVQEVCLPQCQELNQESCPQQVQDQFPPQCIEPYQELSQTKCVEVCPQKVQEKCLSLSKGK; from the coding sequence ATGTCATTTAATGAACAACAGTGCAAGCAGCCATGTGTGCCTCCTCCATGTCTTCAAAAGACCCAAGAGCAATGCCAGGCAAAGGCTGAGGAGGTATGCCTCCCTTCATGCCAGGATCCCTGCCAAGAGAAGTGCCCAGTGCAAGTTCAGGAGGTGTGTCTTCCTCAGTGCCAGGAGTTAAACCAAGAGAGTTGCCCACAGCAGGTCCAAGACCAATTCCCACCTCAGTGTATAGAGCCATACCAGGAGCTATCTCAGACAAAATGTGTGGAAGTTTGTCCACAGAAAGTTCAAGAAAAGTGCTTATCCCTCAGCAAGGGAAAGTAG